The Anoplopoma fimbria isolate UVic2021 breed Golden Eagle Sablefish chromosome 1, Afim_UVic_2022, whole genome shotgun sequence region CCAGGTGATGGTTTTGGAGAAGGCCGGCATGTGGAGCAGGATATCCTTCTTGATGTGGCTGAACTGCTGCAGCTGCGAGCGCGGGTCCCTCAGAGCCATACCCATGAGCGGGTCCAGAGGAATCGGCACCGGCTTGTCACGTAGAACCcgctctgtctcctcctcctccactgccgGGGTTGTGAGTGGCGGGGGCTTGTAGACCAGAGGCGGCTCTGGTTTGGAGGCGGGAGGCGAATGTATGCTGGATCCTgttgaaacagcagcagctagcCGGGCCAACCTGGGGTCTGCAGGCGGTCCGGAGGAGGACTGACTGGGCATGGAGTGGGCGGAGTCAGCAGAGTCTGAGGCACGCGCCAGACGTGGGTCCCGGGCCAGTCGGGGTCCGCCGGCCGAGCCGGAACGCTGGCGGGAGGAGCCTTCAGGAGGCGGGGGTCGCTCGGGGGGCCTTCAGATTTTTGGGGAGCCTGGGTCTGCTGACGGAGCGTTTTCAAGATGGAGGTCACGCTACCACcgccatcctcatcctcactggAGTACCAGTTCCCCGAGTCACCTACGAAAGAAGGACACATACATTTGGgtgttaaaatgtcaacattcgTTGGGAAACAAGAAATATCAAATAGATGTACTTTAGACGAGACACACATTCTATTAACTTGATGAATTGTATGTTTGAGGTTTCTGTTGATTAATGTGAAGGTTGGGAACAATCAGCAGGGAGAGTGAAACTCACTTTTTACAACGTGCAAACGTCTAATAGACACAGCAGGTACACATTCATTTAGCTGCTTATTTTACTGACAGACACAGCTGCACATTCTCACTGTGAACTAGAACATTGAATTAACTAAAGTCAACATAAACGTCACCAATCAGCTGTTTTTCGTCCATTAAAGCGAGCAACTAGAGcgtgttttttaaaaggaacagtgtgtagcatttagggggatctatcgGCAGAAACggaatataacatttttaagtatgttttctttattgtataatcacctgaaaataagtgTGTGTCTTCACAACATTAGAATGAGCGGTTTTGTCTACATACATCCTCACGGAGCCGGACGCCATGTTTTTACAGTAGCCAAGAACATACAAACCAAACACTTGATCTAAATAGTTTTCACATAAAACTTTGGCACATagaagaagtttcagttggCTGCAATCTGGAACTTACATACACAACGCACCTTTAACAGGATCTATAGACGATATTTATATGAACACACACCTTTAAGAACAAATATTAATTTGGGccaagtaaaaatataaattgttcTATAACTACTGACAGTAATTGTTATGTTATGAATCTAcagtatttttctatttatgtaCAACTTCCATAAAAGGCTTCCTCTATGCTAAATGCTATAACATAAGAATGACTATTTAATGCACCAACAGGTGTAGATGCTTGTCCTCTACCTTCAgcttctctgctcttcttctctgctcctccctcGGCCATCCTGCGagccctctcctcttcttcctgctgCTTCTGTTGGATCCTCATGAACAGGACGCGCTGCGCTGGAGGCAGGAAGTCGGGCACGGAGATCCCTCCCTGATTGGCTGGCGCTCCGTTAGCAGAGCCGTCTGGGCCACCTGACTGATTTCCAACATTTGCCCCTCTCTCGTCCATACCAGCAAAACCCTGGTAGTTGTCACCTGAGAGGGAACAGCAGGGTGTCAGTGCAGAAACAGTAAAACCTAATTTCCACCAAAattcgactgccgaagccgggtatcgaaccaccgaccctctgattggagaactatcAGCTCATATatgtgggatttttttaaacaccagataaccccaaaaaaacaggcAATGGATTTCTTTCTTATTGCCATCCAAATATGTATAAGGTGTCGGTAGACAAGTatgccttttgttttttggtgcaaaccagagttggtgattgatAGAACggtaaaaagacaaacaaagacgGTTTGGATtagttgtattttgtttctgcGAGTCTGAATGAACTGTGTTTTACGATGGATCAGAAAGGCAAAatgactgtttctgtcaatggagtctgttaactttgaggagagcatattaCTGCTATTTCTTTTCCCAACCAACTCAATGAATTAATGTTTATTCCCTCTGAACcggagttggtgattgttggaacagtggaaagacagTTCTGATTTgattgtgtttgattgtgtttctGTCGAGTTTGAATGAAATCAGCTAGGTAAAACGACTTTTGTCTGACTTGAGTATTGTGGCTTTGGGGAGAGCATataaattgtatgtttttgtacattaatcaattattattaaattactgttgatgttatttattttatatccaCTACAAGGCGCATCACATAGCATAGTGCCGAAAAAAGGGACAGAAATTAGTGTGTCATGTTTCTATCACTGCTGATTGGAGAAGCAGCAGATCAATTCAAAATGATTAAGTAATTTGTCCCGGGAATGGAGCTGGTTGTAACCTTTCCCACTGAAATTCTATGTATTAATCAACTGATTGTAACAAAGCTAACATGCTACTTAGCCTGTAATGGTTCAGTTAGATTACTGGAATAGACCCTCACCTTCTTGCATCACTCCCTCCATACCGTCCTGCTGATTGAAGAAGTTATTAAAGAAGTTTCCTCCACCCGGAGGAGGACCTGGAGGCATGGCACCTCCATGCGGAGGGCCGTCACCAGACCCGAATCCTCCCATCATGGGCGGACCACCAGGGCCCATGTTGGGAGGCCCCTGGTTCATCCCGAGGTTGGGGCCCATGTTCTGCATGTCGGGGGGCATCATTCCTGGGGGAGGAGGGAAGCAGGGTGGGGGTCCAACTGGGGACCCTTGGGGCCCGGGTGGCGCCGTCTGGCCCTGGTTGCTGCTGGGAGTCTGGCCTCTGATAGAGGAAGGAGACGGGGAGTTAAGATTAAAACAGTTCAATTCAAAGATACTTTGCAGGGTGAAATCAGGAAGAGTTAAAGACATTAACATTAAATCCACTTTTTTGAGATAGTTAATTACATGTTTGGTCACTTTATCTCACTATCTATTGATCCTGGGCACATTTTGAAGTGTTTATTACAACAGTAATAAACACTTCAACTttaatattttccctttttcctgttttacaCTTGCTTACTCTTTAAAGGGTTGTTCAGTAGTGCTATGGATTTGAACTAGGGGTTTCACAGAATAATCAACTATCAAAACCACTATTCCACACTGTGCATCATTGTAGATTAACTGTTGATCTGTGGTTTTAGAACTGGGCAGAGAAATAGTAGTGGCAGTGCATCTACAGCAGATATGCAGCTGGGGGCGTtatgtgcagctgttgttgacTAGTCATAGTACAGATGTGTGACTTTAACTGTGCAGTGTTGGGTCGCTAAAGTGAAAGGGAACTTGTAGGCTATGCAGCAAAAGGCTGAGAGAGAGCTGTGGAGTTTTCCTTTAATTAACTTGAATGATCTGAATTGGACTGCTGCTCTCGTTCATACGATCACACGCTGCATTTTctacaaatgtaaatataaagagTCTCCTTTATTCCGAATGTTTCTTCTTGGATTCCTTACCTGACGGCCAGTTTATGAGCCAGCTGTCCTGTCGGCTTAACTTTAATCTCAAACAGCGAGGGGATCTTTTTCCCTGCggaacctcctcctccaccaccaccacaaggAGGTGGGGGACCCATGTGGGGGGGAGGGCAATTTGGTGGCCCCCCTTGGAAGGGACTTCCGTCCGGCCCGTGGACAGGGGGACCAGCACAGGGGTTAGGCCCAGACATAGGTCCCCCAGGACCAGGGCAAGGGCCAATGGGCCCCTGGTTAGGTCCAGGAGGACCCCCAAAGTCACCCACCGCAGGCCCGCCAAAATCCCCAGGCCCTATGTTGGCGTCTAATGGGAGTGGTCGAGGAGGGGTGGGGAGGAGGCCCACTCCAGGAGGGGGTTTGGGGAGAGGGTTGATCCCCtgcttcttcagctcctccacctccttctcgtCCTCAGCTCCGGCCTCTGCATCCTCTGCCAGCatctagaaaaacaaaatgttccacCTGTGAGTtcaatgaaacattttctcaaggcatttataaaaaaaaaagatctttcaAGAACCTGGACTTACATATGatactaataaaaatataattctcAGACCGTTTAAAGATGTACAGAGTTCACAAAATAGCTGAGAGAACGGGGAGCTGGGTAAAGAGGATCCTACCTTGTTGAGCAGGTCCTGCGTGTCATCGTTGAGGGCGTCATGGGAGAACATGCATTCGTCGCCGTTGACGCAGTTCCCCGTGGTGTGGAACAGCTTACAAGGGAATTCACGTGGCACGTGAGTCAAGGAAGAACACTCAAAAAAAGGCTAATTTGACTTCAGAGGTTAATGCAAACCTACATAAATATTCCTATATACTGGTATAAATGTGGTATTCTGAATCCCACTGCTTCGCTTGGCAAGACCCGCCCTGTGAAGCATTCAAGAGCTAGGATTGGCTGGGCGTCCATGCTCACCTTTGCCCCGGCCAATGTGCTTTCCTCACCTTAACAACTTAAGATCAATGCCTTACCTTAACCAATCGGGCGGGTCTTGCTAAGAAAAGCAGTAGGATTAATAATTTCACAGTAAAAATGGGCAGCTTTAATATCCCCATAATTCCTTTGTAATAACAAAGAGTATCTCTGTGTGGTCAAATGTGAAGGATATCATGCATGTAAGGGCAGTGGTCGGCTCGGGCACAAAATCCAGTGATGTAGAACTTGCAGAGCTCCTTCTTCTTGGGCAGCTCGATGTCGTGGCTGAAGTTGCAGTGGTCCCCCTGGTggttgagaaaaataaaaggacTCATGACTGACATGTTTGAAAGAGCTGCCTATAGATTACTTAAGAGACTAGAAATGATCAAATGTTTCCttaatgtgttttctgcatGTTATTAAATGGTACCTGCAGGGTTTGTATCAGCCTAAACGTATTCATGATCTTTTTATCTTTCTCCAGTTCACAGGTGCCAAGTTTCCTTAGAGATTAATTGAGTTTAACTATATATTAGaccatttgtgttgttttaacttTAAGAGACCCACATAGacctgtttttgtcttctttttttttaggaggaGATCTTTAGAGGGAGATAGCAGGTCAACAGTGTATGCTAAATATAAGTGGTGTACATCATCTGAAAGTTAGGAACCTGAAGATTCATTTGAGCTCAAATTAATAAATTGTGTGTTGTTCGAATcataactcaaaataaaaaattataaaaataaattgtgtagTGTAAAAGGGCTTAGCACACTATGGTGGAAGTAAATTATTTCCATTTACATGCTATATGCCTCTGTAATGCCGTAGATCTCtagtttgtggttgtaaagtttTATGAGGCGAATAACCTAGAGGTCACAAGAGGTGATTTTATAAAGAGGCCGCGAGTTTCCAAGCTCTCCGATTGATGAGCGAAAATCTTGCATCAAAAAAGGCGGATACTGCCTCACTAGACATCACTTTGTGACAAAACTACATATTTTCTGAATTTGCTGTGAATTTCTATTGAGCATGGGCTTTTTAGGAAAGCAACTGAAGTGCATTACAGCATGAAATACAtaactttaatgaaaaaatacattggAGGGCAGCCAGCAAACTTGTAGGAATAATAAGAAAAGTGCAAATATCACTAAACTCTTGTGCGATCTTACCCAGGTGCATCTTCCCTCGATGTAGTACTTGCAGATGGCCTTTCCTTTCTTGTCCTGGTGCTTCTCGTTCATATTCCTCCTCCCTGGTCCGGGTCCATCGCCTCCTCCACATCCTtcctaaaatacataaacacagggcgacacacacacagagggagaaagtgtgagaaagaaagagtgtgAGGCGATAAGTAAGAAAGAGAATATGAATGTAATCTTACTCCTCAAGTCTTATCACTATAAAATAATTTGTCCTAAGGGCACCGGGGCTCCAGACTGGAGTGAAGCAGCCATTTGCATTAACCCACTTTGAATTATCAGCATTGTATCAGGACACTTAAGGCTGATCTGATATCAATAGAAAAGCCTCACCCCGTTGTCCATGTCCCCGTTGTTGTCGTCCTCGTTGCACATGTCGCCTCTTCCTCTCCCGCGGTTTCGACCCCTTCCTCCTCTGATCATGCCCCGTCCTCCTTTACCCCTCCCTCGCCCGCGGCCACCTCTAAGCCCTGGTGAAGAAATagaagacagagtgagagggaCTGTAAAGGGGAGTGAACCGAATGAACCTTTTCTTCAGGAAATGTTaagatgaaaaacacaacaaacacaaatatgaacaaCTAGTGAAGATCCAAACTCACCTCTGCCTCTGTCTTTGGACTTCTTGTACTGATTGAGTTCTTTTGAGTACTCATCGTAGTCATCCTCGCCCATGTTGTCATAATCATCTTCTCCAAACTGTAAGAACAGATTTCACATGCCAAGTGTCACttatttaaagggatagttggGTTGTATGAGGTATTCATCCAGTCAGTGTATAAccagttattattataattattactattattattattaatattacctGCTATCAGACATTTGTTTGAGATGGGGAACTGTAGCCATTATCTAtactctcttcaaagccacccgacttcactgacaaaaacagcaaatttgCCTTGCAGAAAACTGGAATTTCCAGTCTACAGCTGCCTCGatcggttagtttgtttgtgtcattgtgcaaaacataaacaaacttATTGATCAAGGCAGCTGTCGACCAGAAACatctgtgttttgtgaggtaaaagtattgtttttgtgaatggagtccaGTGGCTTTGGAGAGAGAATAGCTGGACATAACGGCTTCAGTCCTCCGTTGGACTTGGACAAGGTAAAGGGATCGAAATAGACAACtgatattgaatattttttaaatatcttaaatacTCTAGTTCATTTTCAATGAAATTTCTAGTTTTCAATGAACTAGAAACTCAAGTTTAGTAATAGTACAAGATGGGCACAAGGACTAACAAATAGTTTTcatgtattatcattattcagAGTATTATTCCGACACTCTTCCTAAAACCACCATCAGGCTTGATTGGTCAATGCTGGACAGTAAAAGGAGATGATCCACATTTAttacaaacatttatgtttgtgttacaCAGAATTAATAACTGTCTCacgtaaaaataaagaaaaccattgactccaagtatttttttgttctctggAATGTTTCcatgtgaaatatatttaaacaactgtgcaaatacacaaaataacaacTTGTTTTCTGGACTTTGACCAAAACAAATAGACAACAGGTCTCATCCTGAAGTCCCAGCCTCACCTCCATCTCTTCTACGTAGCCGTCCCCATCCTCGTTTTCTCCCCCCATCTTTACTCCCCCGCCTCggcatcctcttcctctgctgcctcctcctcttcccctcctccctcccctcattCCTCCACGGCCTCTCTGGTTCTTCATGCGACCTCTGCCCCCTGCAGAGACACGGAGACAAAGGGAGAAATGAAACGAGCCAGTGACTTATCTGTGGAATTTGAATTGATAAGTAACTTTTGGCAAATAAGCTCTTTTGTCTGAATGTGCAAATGAAACtgagttaaagttaaaaaaaaaaaaaaaaaaaaaaaaagacagtgatgAATCTGCTACTGAGCTTTTGTCGcacattcatttaaagtcaGTTCCTAAAGGACAGTGAAAAGTATTATATTGtgcctaaataaataaatacacattttcataaaagtAGTTTAGGTCCTTTCCACCACATCTGGCCTCACACAGAATTGGATTAAATCTTAACGGGGCAAATATTTACCGTGCAGGAGTCTATTTTTCAACTCCAACAGCTTTGACCCGATCGCCTTGGACCCACCTCGTCCGCCGCCACGGccgcctcctccctccttgGCCTTGCGGTACTGGTTGAGCTCCTTGGTGAAGTCGTCATATTCTTCGTCCCCaatgtcttcctcctcctccccctcgaAGTTCTCCTCTTCGAAGTCTTCATAGCCTCCGTAGCTCTGTTTGTCCATCTTCATGTAGTTGGCCTTCTTTGAGCCGCCGTAGCCGGCGTGAGACTGGAGAGGGGTTAACGTGTTAGGAGATAATACTTTGCACCAAACGTTATTGAATATTGACATATCAGGAACACTGAATGTTCctctaaaaaacatttaattgagaTACATTTATCAGTCTATCTAGTTCTTTAGACTTACAGGCGGGGGGTACTGTGGACTGTACTCTCTGTACTTCCTCTTCTCACTGGGACTGTAGTCAGAGTCGTCACTTAAGTCCGAGTGTTCGTCATCAGAGGACGCATGAcgctgagagaaaaagagcgaAATATAGAAATAATCAGAGAATGAAGTGCAAATAAAGAGGTGGGTCTATCTCCGTTATCTCGTCAACAGTCTTACTTTGTGTTTGGATTTGCGTTTCTTCTTggccctcctcttctccctctctcgctccctctctttcttcctctttctcttgcGACGGTGGGATCTCTCGTCCTCCGAATTGCTGCTGGCGTGGGGCTCCTTGCTTCGCCGGGGCCTCTCTCCGGCCCCTTCCCCTCCCGCCTCGCCTCCTCCGCCTGTTTCATCacccccatctcctcctcctcctcctcctcctcctcctccaccaccacctagTGCGGCTACTGCTCCTGCTGCATCTGCAGACGGACCTCCAAcaatgtcctcctcctccacttctccCCCATCATCTTCCAGCTCgccctcctccagctctccatCCTCTGGCCTGTATATGTAAAGAACACACAGGGGGGGGGTTACATATGTCATTTTCCCACGGGCTTTGGCTCACTCTGTCTAGCTTCTTATAAGTTTTGGGAAATagtaacaaaaagagaaaaagaaaaaggagtaCAGAGGGTTGCAAGGTTGACATTTAGTACTTTTATACTTTAAGGATTCATAGTGTTCCCTTGACCCATGTTAAAGTTGCACTTTTACCATTTTTGTGAGTCAGCTAAAGTAATTTTCTTCAGAGGAATCTGGAACCCGCTTATCTAACAGCTGACTGAGACCCTGAGGCCTAGTTTGGGTTGAAACACATCAGtactttgaaaaatacctttttaacTGTTTTGTGGCGTGGGGCCCACCTGGAATGCTTTGAATGTTATCCTTGCAGCACCTATTATTCTAAACCACACAACAAggtatgtgttttttaaaatacaaacatcgTGTGCTATGATTGGGGATACatgtcattttccttttttgattgtaaaaaaatgCAAGTCGTGTCTTTTAATGTGCCTGTGACTGCAcgtgttacacacacacacacacacacacacacacacacacacacacacacacacacacacacacacacacacacacacacacacacacacacacacacacacacacacacacacacacacacacacacacacacacacacacacacacacacaccacttctAGTTCCCAGAGATGTTCGCCTGTTTATACTACTGATGAAGCCACCACTTCACATACAAATCCACTTAAAAATatgcacataaaaaataatacctGCGATGAACATAGAACTCTCCTAAAACTGACCACTCAAGACACAAGCAGGGTGAATGCTGCATACACTGAGTGTACCTTATCTTTCTAGtacaaaaacatccaaatcAGCATCAGGAACATAACAGAGAATACGCTGCAGTGTGATTATAATTAATACCATCAGATCGGCCAATGCACCTATTGTCAATGTCACGGGCTAAACAAGCTGCCACAGGATGATAAGTGTGGACAAGGTTGAGTTTAAATACACAGAATTGATGCACACTTGGCACTGCTACACATGcattaaatacacagaaaacagcTATTTGCACAACTAAAAAATTCATGGATTTTTGGGTCTACCTAAACAAGTGTCATCTGtcatatctgttttatataGAACACGCGATCCTTctggcatacacacacagacacgcgcGTGTGCATGCATAAGGTCAAACCCACCAAAATGTCTGAGGCTGAAGggacagacacaaaataactaatGTGCTGTTGATGTGGTCAACTGCCAGGGCAGGACCATGAGTTCCTAATTGACATGGATCACATGCAGGCCTGTTCCTGCAGAGACTGGAGGCTGTGGCAAGGGTTGGGGCGGGGAGCGTGAAAGGCAGGACGTTGTTTGAACAAGCTAGAGTTGCCAtttaatccaaaatccaaaagcACTAATGGTTTTTGACATTAAAACTGATATAAATGATTAGCATCTACCGTTTCCTTCCCTACCAGCCACCATTTTTATCGAAGCACTAGATCACAACCTATTGACCATATTCTCCTCGACGTGGTTAGACTGGTCGGAGTTTTGTCTGCTGTCTACGCTGGCATTGgtgtgttattatttattgaacaGGCAAGAACGGGGATCGAAATTTAATGACAATGAATTTACAAAAGGGTTTGACACTCCCTATTGGAGCAATCAGGTCCTGGCTCTCCCACAGAGGCCGACACCCAAAGTGCTGTCTGCAGCAGGCTGGGAGTGAGGCCTAAGGCCAGAGCGATGCAAACAGGATTCCCCACATTACAATATCCTTAAATATAAAAATCCATCAAAGAGCACACAGTGAACTGAGGAGACAAAGCAGGTGGTGGCTTAGAGGCAAAATGTCAGCTGCACTGTATGTGAACACTGCACCCGACCACATCCTCAGCATGCCAGCTTCCTCTAGGGAGATAGCACATTAATCAGCCTTAATAATCTGTGATTCATCTCTCTGTCGAACAAAATGTTCATCCGCGGAGCAATGCAGCCGTGACCGTAGAGCCGTATGGAAACTTGTTTCCAGCTACCGGTGAATACTGCCCATTTGTTTACTTCATCCTTAGAACTAAAAAAAGTTGAAGTAAACAACTTGGTATTTTCTGACAGAACATACAGACTTTCTGAAACCATCATTTGAACATTCTATTAGTCCCCCCTGAGATTGTTAACCTgccaaaatctttttttatcagtctGTAGTCACAACAGAGACTTTTGACCAAATCTTTCAGATTTAAGGGAATTGGGGGATTTTTGCAGCAAAGTAATCCAGATAATTCTAGtaaacctgtttttttcttttcttaaagaACAGGTATAAAGCCTGTTCCTccacacacaaactgtttttaCTTGCTGTGTGGTAGAGAACACAATCTAGAGCAAACAAcatatttcttcatatttggGTTCTTTCGAAAATAGAATCCTCAGATACATTTAGCATCTTTACCATCACTGTATGCAAAGTAGCTCCAGAAAGATGAATCCACACACATTATGCAGTGCTTTCAGTATAAATTGGCTCAAGACAAAAGCACATTATTAACTTGTTTCCTCAAAAGAATTTATCATTGACACTTTGTTGCTTAAGTTTGCTATACTCTAACAGGTTCCTTGTCCTGCACCAGCTACCAGCTACCAGCTTTGAATCCAAACACCGCAAACTCAGGAACATCATCTCACACAGCCAAGTCACTCCAGAAACGTGCTGTGAGCTGGGCCGTTAATCAAAAACCCGTAGAGGAGTCAGGCACACGGGCCTGTCCCAATGGAGGCCTCTCTATCAAAGCACAGGGATTTCACTGTACTGTGGGAGCAGGTCTTAATGAATAGGGAGTGGCTGGGATTCACTACTGGGAGAAGCTGGCGGCCTCTCTGGCCTGTCGAGATGCTGTACAAACATCACCTGCTGCCAACAATGGGCCAGTTTCAGGGGGGGGAAACTTACAATGCAAACAAAACTTTATCTCGACTTCTCTATGCTCAGCCAAAGTAATTACTAGGTCAGGTTAGTTGGAACGTTAGTCCAGGGACACAAACTTAACAGACCTGTGAGAGGAAACTGTTATTGATTAGACCCTACACAAGTATCCATGTACTACTGATAACCAAGTGCAGTAAGATCCAGGTCTTTAATCCATGTTAACTTCACCTAACAAGTTTCCATTTATGTCCACTGAAACTATACCAAACTGACAGCAACAAGCCCAACTAGCAGACAGCTGGGAAGAACTAAAAGTCTAACAGAGAACAATATCAATCTCGCCTATTAATGATGGATGAATCACAGGATTTACCATGCATTATGGTACAGTATTAGCTCAGTGGATGAGTCCATATGTTGACTAATTCTAGAAGCAAAGGGCCATGATGAAAAATGGGGAATACTTACTGTGACAGGGTTTCTTCACATATAGCATTCAAAACCATTGAAAACgttttttgggtttttgttGCTCCCTAATCTTTTAGGGGACATTAATGGGGTTTGTGGGACTTAGAAATGGGGCCAACTGAGTTAACATGCAGGACATTTGCCAACTGGGGActatggaggaaaaaaaaaagagggaactTTGTGTTTGACTTGAAACACTTCTGGGATGCTTTGCAGACGTTTTGCACATTGAGGGGACTTTTGTGGATGGTTGGGGACGACTGTGAATAAAGGTGATGTGTTAGACAAACATCCATGACAGCAGGCAGCACACACGCCTTCCCAGCGGCTAGCTACAGCAAGCTAACAGGCTACAACACTGGAAAAACcgcaaacttaaaaaaaacagtattttgaGGATGGCTATCGTTTAGACTTTCATGGGAACGAATCCCAACAATCACAAAAGGACGACGGGGACTTCATATAAGCTTTGCTACGCGTGGAATGAACGCAACAAGATGGACGACGCGGCGCTGTTTTAAGTGCGTAGAGCTAGCTGAGCCTCTGCCGGAGACCAGTGTTTACCTACTGGTCGTACTGGTCGACCCACAGACACAAGGCTGTCCACACGGTGCTGGTTAACGCGGCGTTTAATGGAGAGTCTAAAGGTAAAcacgttagccgttagcttagcttctCTCGCCTGTGCCAAGTCTCTGCGTGTGTTAGCTAAcgagctaatgctaatgctaggtTAGCTTGACTAGGCCCCAAACCCTTAGCTAAAGAGCATCGGGTttttgagacacacacacacacagagaggtaaTTGAATTAACACCTAAGCGAGTTGGT contains the following coding sequences:
- the zc3h4 gene encoding LOW QUALITY PROTEIN: zinc finger CCCH domain-containing protein 4 (The sequence of the model RefSeq protein was modified relative to this genomic sequence to represent the inferred CDS: inserted 6 bases in 4 codons), which translates into the protein MAVESMTVHPNSPTTNHEHNSLLTDERPEDGELEEGELEDDGGEVEEEDIVGGPSADAAGAVAALGGGGGGGGGGGGGDGGDETGGGGEAGGEGAGERPRRSKEPHASSNSEDERSHRRKRKRKKEREREREKRRAKKKRKSKHKRHASSDDEHSDLSDDSDYSPSEKRKYREYSPQYPPPSHAGYGGSKKANYMKMDKQSYGGYEDFEEENFEGEEEEDIGDEEYDDFTKELNQYRKAKEGGGGRGGGRGGRGRMKNQRGRGGMRGGRRGRGGGSRGRGCRGGGVKMGGENEDGDGYVEEMEFGEDDYDNMGEDDYDEYSKELNQYKKSKDRGRGLRGGRGRGRGKGGRGMIRGGRGRNRGRGRGDMCNEDDNNGDMDNGEGCGGGDGPGPGRRNMNEKHQDKKGKAICKYYIEGRCTWGDHCNFSHDIELPKKKELCKFYITGFCARADHCPYMHGEFPCKLFHTTGNCVNGDECMFSHDALNDDTQDLLNKMLAEDAEAGAEDEKEVEELKKQGINPLPKPPPGVGLLPTPPRPLPLDANIGPGDFGGPAVGDFGGPPGPNQGPIGPCPGPGGPMSGPNPCAGPPVHGPDGSPFQGGPPNCPPPHMGPPPPCGGGGGGGSAGKKIPSLFEIKVKPTGQLAHKLAVRGQTPSSNQGQTAPPGPQGSPVGPPPCFPPPPGMMPPDMQNMGPNLGMNQGPPNMGPGGPPMMGGFGSGDGPPHGGAMPPGPPPGGGNFFNNFFNQQDGMEGVMQEGDNYQGFAGMDERGANVGNQSGGPDGSANGAPANQGGISVPDFLPPAQRVLFMRIQQKQQEEEERARRMAEGGAEKKSREAEGDSGNWYSSEDEDGGGSVTSILKTLRQQTQAPQKSEGPPSDPRLLKAPPASVPARPADPXLARDPRLARASDSADSAHSMPSQSSSGPPADPRLARLAAAVSTGSSIHSPPASKPEPPLVYKPPPLTTPAVEEEETERVLRDKPVPIPLDPLMGMALRDPRSQLQQFSHIKKDILLHMPAFSKTITWSPEDLLPLPIPKQDLLPLPPGIPPVSSIDTRMSRTQQPLQTSLPHPQPPPVQPPPSSLDRPAPPSSSSSSSSLPDFELLSRILKTVNSSPSQTPSPPLLPTPIAPMSLLGPPPPXPPPPAEKPADPRASRKGPIDPRLQPQKSALKQPSDPVPPPVSSSIPAATSSSSPPTIAPYDPRLLASGGAGRGVGAGAPGGASVLSGISLYDPRTNKPGSPGVSSGSNNSPNSTSTESKPSDPXAGQTQVQGALFVRKSALDQPEPEKSSEQGTDRYNSYNRPRPKPAPSPNTTAQGAXAAAAGGQGAPGAAGEQGPAGVHNLPVSSLFSVVKQAAKPGGTGSPFGGNSPVQPDQATTEQDNASLKDVFKGFDPTASPFCQ